The genome window GCGGAGTTTGAAGCGGTCATTGAACTTTGTTGTCATCTCGGGCGTGGATGCAAAGGCCGCCGCCGTGAGGCCGCCGGGTTCACCGTGCTCCTCCTCGTACATGTCCACGCCGAAGATGAGGCGGGTGTCGTCGTCGAAGTGATAGACGAGTTTCACGTTGCCGCCGTCGAGACGGTAGTCGCTGTTGGAGTTGCGGAAGCCGTCGCTGCTGCGGTGATTGAAGTAGCCGTAGTAGCCGAGGTTGCCGACGGTGCCGTCAGCGGAGGTGTAGCTGGAGAAAAGATTGTCTGTGCCGAAGATGTTCTGCGTGCGGAAGCCGAAGGCTTTGTCACGCCGTGGCATGTAGGTGATGTAGTTGAAGGCCCCGCCGGGTTGGGAGCCGTACATCAAGCCGCCGCCGCCGCGGATGAACTCGATGCGGTCCACGACATCGAGCGGCGGCGTGTAGTAAGCCTCGGGGTAGCCAAAAGGGTCGGCGTGGATGGGAATGCCGTCCTTGAGCACCTGCATGAACTGGAAACGGTGCGGCTCACCGAGACCGCGATAGCCGATGCTGACCAGCGGAGTGGTTTCCTCGGAGAACAGCAGACCAGGAGTCTGCGCGAGAGCCTGGCGGTAGTTGTTGGCCTGCACCTTGGGCAGCGCGTCTAGGTCGATGATGGTCGCACGTTTGCCCGCGAAGATTTTGGTGCCCTCGACAGCCTCAGGGAAGACGCTGTGCGTGTAATAGTCGCTCTCGGCCTCGCCATAGATCGTGATGGCGTCGAGTTCGGTGGCATTGGCGGCAGGCTTGGTCACCGGATTGCTCACGGTTTGGGAGCGAGCATGGGAGGCAAAGGCTAGGAACAGGAGGGCGGCGGCTGCCGCAACAGGGCCAACGGAACATTGGATTTTCGAGGGTGAGTTCGGGTTCATGAGTGAGTTGATACTGAGATTCTATCGCAACGGCGGCGGAGAATAGGGGGATTGGATCAACGAGCAAACTCTTTTTTGCGATAGAGTCTCAATTGCAAGTTGACGCTCTTTTCTTGCGATTCATGCTCAACAGCCATCCCGCCGGTTGTGCCATGACCTCCCAAGTGATAAACACGCTCCCCACCATGGGCCTCGACCTAGCCATGCCGAATGTCTCCAGCGCTGCCGCTGCCCGGCCGGCGATCTGGCGTCGTCGCAGCACCTTGCAGGCATTGATCACGCTTTCCTGGATCGTGGGCATCACCGCCAGTTTTCTGGCTGTGGGCATTGTCGGCATGTTCGCCGCCGATCTGCCGCCGATACATCTGAAATCACTCGAAGCAGACATCGCCGCTGATCAAGCGATGATCGAAGCCTCGATGGCCGAACTGCAGACTCTTGAGGCGAACGAAGTGGCTGCGGAGGAGGAACCTGTTCTTCCAGTCGAGATTCCCGAAGCCGTCGAAACGCCGCCAGAGAATCTTGATCTACCAGAGATAGCCGAGGCGATGACAATGGAAGACATCTTTGCCATTCCCACCGCTCCCAAGATAGAAGACGCGCTTCGACCTGTTGATCCGGTGGCCAAACCGAAGCCCGCACCGCCACGTCCTCGCACGCAGGCCGTCGCACGCAGCAGCGGCACTCCTTCCACCACATCGCGCAGCGGTGTAGTGGGAGGCAGCGCAGGCGGCACGGCGAACGGCGTTGGCACTAAACCTTTGAGATCCCCCAAGCCTCCCTATCCATCCTTCGCACGCAACGCCGGCATGCAGGGCACGGTGCTTCTGAGCATCAGCGTCGGTCCATCCGGCGCGGTGGAAAGTGCCACCGTCATAGGCAGCAGCGGATTCAGTGCCTTGGACGAACCCACCGCCTCCTGGGTGCGCCGCAACTGGCGTTGGCCCGTTGGTGCCACCGGTCGCTACTCCCAACCGATTAGATTCAAGATTGACTGATCTTATTCGTCATTCTGCATTGATTCACTTCATTCACCCTTCGGATTCAGCTTCGCTTCGTCTGTCTCGCTCCGCTCTTCTTTGATTTCGTCATTTTCTCCCCCATGCCCCTCCTCGCCAACGTCGCCGTCGATCTCTTCCTCAAAGGTGGTCCCATCATGTATCCCATTGCAGTGGTCACACTGGTGGCCGTCTGCATTTTCATCGAGCGCGTGTTCTGGTGGTTGCGCTTCGCTGCCAAACGCTCGGTGAAGCAGCTTGATGAAGTTTACGAAAAGCTTGAGGCCGGTGATCTCACCAAAGCCATCGCGCAATCGGCGAAATCGAGTGATCCGGTTGTGCGCATGATTCATCACGGACTCAGTCATCGTCACAGCAGCATGCAGGGCGCGCTCGAAGTCGCCGCAGGTCAGGAACTGCGCGATGCGGGCCGCTTTTTGAGCGCGATGGACACCATCGTCACCCTCGCGCCTCTGCTCGGCCTGCTCGGCACCGTCACCGGCATCATGGGCAGCTTCACCAGCATCGGCAGCAGCGAACTCGCTGTCGAAAAAGTCACCGGCGGCATCGGTGAGGCGCTCATTGCCACTGCGGCCGGTCTCGGCATCGCCATCGGCACGCTGGTGCCCATGAACTACTTTCACTCGCGTCTCGCCGCGCTGAAGTTCGACCTCGAAGCCGCCGCGAACAACGTACTGATCCTCGCCGCCCAGCACGGTTTCGACAAAGTCACTCCGAAGGCCTGATCACGACGTGAAACTTCACTCTCCATTGCCCGAGCGCAAAACGCGGCTGGAAATCATTCCGCTCATCGACGTGATGTTCTTCCTGCTCGCGTCATTCATGATGGTCAGCCTCACCATGTCGAAGCAGCAGACCATCAAGGTCAACCTGCCCGTCGCCTCCTCCGCGCAGTCGGATTTCAAACCGGACATGATCAATCTCGCCGTGAACGCCACCGGCGATGTGTTTTTCGACAAGGCGTCCATCACGCTGCCTGAGCTTGACCGCAAACTGTCCGAACGCTTCGGCAAAGATCCCGCCACGCCCGTTTACATCAGCGCCGATGTGAACACACGCTACGCCGACCTCGTGAAAGTGCTCGATGCCGCCAAGCGCGTCGGCTTCACCAAGGTCGCCTTCAACGTCAAACCGGCTGGAGCCGCCAAGCCGAATCCCTGAAGATGAAGCGCCTGCTCACCACGCTGCTCGTCCTCATCTCGCTCGGCCTGTGCGTCGTCAGCATCGTGCAATGGCAGCGCGAAGCACGTTTGCGTGGCCACATCGTCGATCTCGTGAAACGTCTGGA of Prosthecobacter sp. contains these proteins:
- a CDS encoding TonB family protein, which gives rise to MGLDLAMPNVSSAAAARPAIWRRRSTLQALITLSWIVGITASFLAVGIVGMFAADLPPIHLKSLEADIAADQAMIEASMAELQTLEANEVAAEEEPVLPVEIPEAVETPPENLDLPEIAEAMTMEDIFAIPTAPKIEDALRPVDPVAKPKPAPPRPRTQAVARSSGTPSTTSRSGVVGGSAGGTANGVGTKPLRSPKPPYPSFARNAGMQGTVLLSISVGPSGAVESATVIGSSGFSALDEPTASWVRRNWRWPVGATGRYSQPIRFKID
- a CDS encoding MotA/TolQ/ExbB proton channel family protein; translation: MPLLANVAVDLFLKGGPIMYPIAVVTLVAVCIFIERVFWWLRFAAKRSVKQLDEVYEKLEAGDLTKAIAQSAKSSDPVVRMIHHGLSHRHSSMQGALEVAAGQELRDAGRFLSAMDTIVTLAPLLGLLGTVTGIMGSFTSIGSSELAVEKVTGGIGEALIATAAGLGIAIGTLVPMNYFHSRLAALKFDLEAAANNVLILAAQHGFDKVTPKA
- a CDS encoding biopolymer transporter ExbD — protein: MKLHSPLPERKTRLEIIPLIDVMFFLLASFMMVSLTMSKQQTIKVNLPVASSAQSDFKPDMINLAVNATGDVFFDKASITLPELDRKLSERFGKDPATPVYISADVNTRYADLVKVLDAAKRVGFTKVAFNVKPAGAAKPNP